One window from the genome of Xenorhabdus bovienii SS-2004 encodes:
- a CDS encoding IS1 family transposase (programmed frameshift), with translation MAKVEVDCRYCHQSEDVKGQGKGHRGYPRYRCYACSKVFQLAYTYQACKPGVKEQTIDMAMNNSGIRDTARVLKVATATVMKTLKKLNPRNVTTLPLDGDDIHLICEVDEQESFVGSQKNQRWLWYAWEPRMKRIVAHTFGDHSRKTWEKLLALLSPFNIRFYCTDDYAVYDCLPEEVHLTGKIFTQRIERTNLTHRTRIKRLNRKTIGYSKSEEMHDKVIGTFIERENYI, from the exons ATGGCTAAAGTAGAAGTTGATTGTCGTTATTGTCACCAATCAGAAGATGTCAAAGGACAGGGAAAAGGTCATAGAGGTTATCCCCGCTACCGCTGCTATGCCTGCAGTAAAGTCTTTCAGTTGGCATACACCTATCAAGCTTGCAAACCGGGAGTCAAAGAGCAGACTATTGATATGGCGATGAATAACAGCGGCATCCGTGACACGGCCCGCGTATTGAAGGTGGCAACAGCTACTGTGATGAAAACGCTTA AAAAACTCAACCCCCGGAACGTGACGACGCTTCCTCTTGACGGGGATGACATTCATCTTATCTGTGAAGTGGATGAGCAGGAGTCGTTTGTGGGGAGTCAGAAAAATCAGCGCTGGCTCTGGTATGCCTGGGAGCCGCGTATGAAACGGATAGTGGCACATACTTTTGGGGATCACAGCAGAAAAACATGGGAAAAACTACTGGCACTCTTGTCACCCTTTAATATCCGGTTTTACTGTACGGATGATTATGCCGTTTATGATTGTCTTCCTGAAGAAGTCCATCTTACTGGAAAGATATTTACCCAACGTATAGAGAGAACCAACCTTACCCATCGTACCCGAATAAAAAGGCTGAATAGAAAAACAATCGGTTATTCCAAATCTGAAGAAATGCACGATAAAGTGATAGGCACTTTCATTGAGCGTGAAAACTATATTTAG
- a CDS encoding type II toxin-antitoxin system YafO family toxin — MKEWKNGGLRPIIFGDEGRWEDHASLCASFVFKIHIKLPDEEPWSAKMPVVARKSNSYLVYTRHWCEPKKYQLISIMTPNAHELARTSFLSVLVDRAEDFQNN; from the coding sequence TTGAAAGAATGGAAAAATGGTGGGTTGAGGCCGATTATTTTTGGTGATGAGGGGCGCTGGGAAGATCATGCATCCCTATGCGCCTCTTTTGTTTTCAAAATACATATCAAATTACCTGATGAGGAACCGTGGTCAGCTAAGATGCCCGTTGTTGCACGTAAGAGTAATAGCTATCTTGTGTATACCCGTCATTGGTGTGAGCCGAAAAAATATCAACTCATTAGTATCATGACCCCAAATGCCCATGAACTTGCCAGAACCTCTTTTTTATCTGTATTGGTTGATCGCGCAGAAGATTTCCAAAATAACTGA
- a CDS encoding Spy/CpxP family protein refolding chaperone, with amino-acid sequence MRNIAILALASMFVLGATDALAGTAGTDNVIADDFSQYCMPYGNKNNVSYCLNDERNYNYSCIFAGVSLTEQQRQQIWDLVKKQRLHEKPVADIRAERRKMYSLLDSTNFDEAAVRSQLEKIAKENVDLSVEIARIRNQIYQLLTTEQKVQLQRRYEVRVNREMN; translated from the coding sequence ATGCGTAACATAGCAATCTTGGCTTTAGCGTCAATGTTTGTTCTTGGGGCAACCGATGCTTTAGCTGGAACTGCTGGTACTGATAATGTTATTGCGGATGACTTCTCTCAATATTGTATGCCATATGGTAATAAGAATAACGTTAGTTATTGCCTGAATGATGAACGTAACTATAACTATAGTTGTATCTTCGCTGGAGTCAGCTTAACAGAGCAGCAACGCCAGCAGATATGGGATTTAGTGAAAAAGCAACGTCTGCATGAGAAACCCGTGGCAGATATTAGAGCTGAACGTCGGAAGATGTATAGCCTTTTGGATTCAACGAATTTTGATGAGGCTGCGGTCAGGTCGCAGCTTGAAAAAATAGCGAAAGAAAATGTTGATTTGAGTGTAGAGATCGCTCGTATTCGCAATCAGATTTATCAATTGTTGACAACAGAGCAGAAAGTACAGCTCCAGAGACGTTATGAAGTGCGTGTTAATCGAGAAATGAACTGA
- the cpxR gene encoding envelope stress response regulator transcription factor CpxR, which yields MHKILLVDDDRELTSLLKELLEMEGFTVVLAHDGEQALQYIDSSIDLLLLDIMMPRKNGIETLKELRQDHQTPVIMLTARGSDLDRVLGLELGADDYLPKPFNDRELVARIRAILRRSNWSEQQADSGTPVLEVDKLQLNPGRQEASFDGTILDLTGTEFTLLYLLAQHLGQVVSREHLSQEVLGKRLTPFDRAIDMHISNLRRKLPNRTDELPWFKTLRGRGYLMVSAK from the coding sequence ATGCATAAAATCTTATTAGTTGATGATGACCGTGAACTGACATCGCTATTAAAAGAGTTGCTCGAGATGGAAGGATTCACTGTTGTGCTCGCTCATGATGGCGAACAGGCATTACAATATATCGATTCTTCAATCGATCTGCTACTACTGGATATCATGATGCCACGTAAAAACGGCATTGAGACACTAAAAGAGCTACGACAAGACCATCAGACTCCCGTTATTATGCTAACGGCCCGTGGAAGCGATTTAGACCGTGTTCTGGGGTTAGAACTGGGTGCTGATGATTATCTTCCTAAGCCGTTCAATGATCGTGAACTGGTGGCCCGTATACGTGCGATCCTGCGCCGTTCCAACTGGAGCGAACAACAGGCTGATAGTGGGACACCTGTACTCGAGGTCGATAAACTACAGCTCAACCCTGGGCGGCAGGAAGCCAGCTTTGACGGTACAATTTTGGATCTTACCGGAACAGAATTCACCCTGCTTTATTTATTAGCGCAACATTTAGGACAAGTCGTTTCCCGCGAACACTTGAGTCAGGAAGTCTTGGGAAAACGGTTGACACCCTTTGACAGAGCCATTGATATGCATATTTCCAACCTGCGCCGTAAATTGCCGAACCGGACTGACGAGTTACCTTGGTTTAAGACATTACGCGGTCGTGGATACTTAATGGTCTCTGCAAAATGA
- the cpxA gene encoding envelope stress sensor histidine kinase CpxA codes for MINSLTARIFAIFWLTLALVLMVALMAPKLDSRQLTPLLDSEYQQGIILAKQIEKELTRYPANELFWWLRLDRAIAKWTPPGQLLLLVTSEGRIVDIQTSEKQVVRNFIGQSNNADHPKKKKYGRSEILGPFSIRDGEDHYQLYLIRPAGSPQSDFINLMFDRPLLLPAATMLISAPLLLWLAWSLAKPARKLKNAADQVAKGNLRPHPELESGPQEFLAAGSSFNQMINALDRMVTAQQRLISDISHELRTPLTRLQLASALLRRRHGESKELQRIETETQRLDEMINDLLVLSRNQHKNELLRENIKANDIWHDILENAKFEVEQMNKTLDIVSPPGSWVIYCNPAVLGSAFENIVRNALRYSSSHIAVAFKADNHGVTITVDDDGPGVSPEDREQIFRPFYRTDEARDRESGGTGLGLAIVETAVSQHRGWVKAEDSPLGGLRLIIWLPLHGR; via the coding sequence ATGATCAATAGTTTGACAGCCCGTATTTTTGCGATTTTCTGGCTTACACTGGCGCTCGTCCTGATGGTGGCCTTGATGGCACCAAAACTGGATTCACGGCAATTGACACCGCTGTTGGACAGTGAATATCAACAGGGCATCATACTCGCGAAACAGATAGAAAAAGAGTTAACCCGCTACCCTGCTAATGAACTGTTTTGGTGGCTACGACTGGATCGCGCAATTGCAAAGTGGACGCCGCCGGGGCAACTTTTACTGCTCGTTACCAGTGAAGGACGTATCGTTGATATCCAGACCAGTGAAAAGCAGGTTGTCCGTAACTTCATTGGTCAATCCAATAATGCAGATCATCCCAAGAAGAAGAAATATGGTCGCTCTGAAATACTCGGGCCCTTTTCTATCCGCGATGGTGAAGATCACTACCAGCTTTACCTCATTAGGCCCGCAGGTAGCCCCCAGTCTGACTTTATTAACTTAATGTTTGACCGACCCCTTTTATTACCTGCTGCAACCATGTTAATTAGTGCGCCATTACTATTATGGCTGGCATGGAGTTTAGCCAAACCTGCCCGTAAATTGAAAAATGCGGCAGATCAGGTTGCGAAAGGCAATTTACGGCCACATCCTGAACTGGAATCAGGCCCACAAGAATTTTTAGCCGCTGGCAGCAGCTTCAACCAGATGATCAACGCGCTGGACAGAATGGTGACAGCCCAACAACGGCTGATTTCCGATATTTCTCATGAACTGCGCACACCACTGACTCGCCTGCAATTGGCTAGCGCCCTGCTGCGCCGACGTCATGGTGAGAGCAAAGAGCTGCAACGTATTGAAACAGAAACTCAACGATTAGATGAGATGATCAATGATCTTCTGGTACTTTCCCGCAATCAGCATAAGAATGAACTGCTGCGAGAAAATATCAAAGCCAACGATATATGGCACGATATCCTGGAGAATGCCAAATTCGAAGTCGAACAGATGAACAAAACGCTGGATATCGTCTCCCCTCCGGGTTCTTGGGTTATCTACTGTAATCCGGCAGTACTCGGTAGTGCATTCGAAAACATCGTCCGTAATGCCCTGCGTTATTCTAGTAGTCATATCGCCGTTGCGTTTAAGGCGGATAACCATGGAGTGACAATTACGGTTGACGATGATGGCCCAGGAGTCAGCCCTGAAGACCGTGAACAAATCTTCCGCCCGTTTTATCGGACAGATGAAGCGAGGGATAGAGAATCGGGTGGAACAGGATTGGGGCTGGCGATTGTTGAAACGGCAGTGAGCCAGCACCGAGGATGGGTGAAAGCAGAAGATAGTCCTTTAGGTGGGTTACGGCTGATAATTTGGTTGCCGTTGCATGGGAGATGA
- a CDS encoding nucleotide sugar dehydrogenase, whose translation MSSLNKLVNKFNNKSANIAIVGLGYVGLPLMLRYNDIGFKVIGFDIDKDKTEKLSRGLSYIEHISSSRIQKAIETGFEATTDFSRISECDAIILCVPTPLNKYREPDMSFVINTTDMVKPFLRKGQVLSLESTTYPGTTEEELLPRAEESGLRVGEDIFLVYSPEREDPGNPDFETRTIPKVIGGHTENCLNAGIAVYQPAIDKVVPVSSTKAAEMTKLLENIHRAVNIGLVNEMKLVADKMGIDIHEVIRAAATKPFGFVPYYPGPGLGGHCIPIDPFYLTWKAREYGVNTRFIELSGEVNSSMPDYVVTKTVLALNKVNKSINGSNVLVLGISYKKNVDDMRESPSVHIMEKLRDLGAFVEYSDPHVPAFPKMREHQFDLISQSITSNNLKEFDCIILATDHDKFDYDLIINNAKLIVDTRGKYSPNHNNVIKA comes from the coding sequence ATGTCATCACTGAATAAATTAGTTAACAAATTTAATAACAAAAGTGCAAATATAGCTATTGTTGGACTAGGGTATGTTGGTTTACCTTTAATGCTACGCTACAACGATATTGGTTTTAAAGTTATCGGCTTTGATATAGATAAAGATAAAACAGAAAAATTAAGCCGAGGTCTAAGCTATATTGAACATATTTCCTCTTCCAGAATTCAAAAAGCTATTGAAACTGGCTTTGAAGCAACCACTGATTTTTCAAGAATATCAGAATGTGATGCAATTATTCTCTGTGTGCCTACCCCATTAAATAAATATAGAGAACCAGATATGAGTTTCGTCATAAATACAACAGATATGGTGAAACCATTTTTAAGAAAAGGTCAAGTGCTTTCTTTAGAAAGCACAACTTACCCAGGCACAACTGAAGAAGAGTTATTACCTAGAGCAGAAGAAAGTGGCTTAAGAGTTGGTGAAGATATATTTCTAGTATATTCACCAGAACGTGAAGATCCAGGTAACCCAGATTTCGAAACAAGAACTATTCCGAAAGTAATAGGTGGTCACACAGAAAATTGCTTAAACGCTGGCATTGCAGTTTACCAACCAGCTATTGATAAAGTCGTTCCTGTCAGCTCCACAAAAGCTGCTGAAATGACAAAACTACTTGAGAATATACATCGAGCGGTTAATATCGGATTAGTCAATGAGATGAAGCTAGTTGCAGATAAAATGGGCATTGATATACATGAAGTAATCAGAGCTGCAGCAACAAAACCATTTGGCTTTGTTCCTTATTACCCAGGTCCTGGGTTGGGTGGTCACTGCATACCGATTGATCCTTTTTATCTAACATGGAAAGCTAGAGAATACGGCGTTAATACCCGTTTCATTGAACTTTCTGGTGAAGTTAATTCATCAATGCCAGATTATGTTGTTACTAAAACAGTCTTAGCTTTAAATAAAGTTAATAAATCAATTAATGGTAGCAATGTGCTTGTCTTAGGCATTTCATATAAGAAAAATGTTGATGATATGAGAGAGAGCCCATCAGTCCATATAATGGAAAAATTAAGAGACTTAGGTGCATTCGTAGAATATTCAGATCCTCACGTACCTGCTTTCCCTAAAATGCGTGAACACCAGTTCGATCTAATAAGCCAATCTATAACTTCAAATAATTTAAAAGAATTCGATTGTATTATTTTAGCAACAGACCACGATAAATTTGACTATGACTTAATAATTAACAATGCAAAATTAATTGTTGATACTCGTGGAAAATATTCTCCTAATCATAATAACGTGATAAAAGCTTAA
- a CDS encoding Gfo/Idh/MocA family protein, protein MFDIIKGRKIKFALVGCGRIAKNHFNSLDAHKNNAELVAVCDTDPVALNTAMEKTGANGFNNLHDMLDNISADIIILTTPSGLHPEQAIACLEKGFHVVTEKPMATRFSDGEKMVKAADKAGKRLFVVKQNRLNATLQLLKRAVEEQRFGQINMVHLNVFWTRPQDYYDQAAWRGTWEFDGGAFMNQASHYVDLLEWLIGPVKDIQAMMSTHLDIEAEDTGVLNIRWRNGALGSMAVTMCTYPSNLEGSITILGEKGSVRVGGLAVNEIQEWNFADEKDYDQQVKGANYETTSVYGFGHPLYYKNVIDVMRGEAEPMTDGREGLKSLELLIAAYLSARDNKTVSLPLIY, encoded by the coding sequence ATGTTTGATATTATCAAAGGTAGAAAAATAAAATTTGCACTGGTTGGATGTGGAAGGATTGCTAAAAACCATTTTAACTCTTTAGATGCACATAAAAATAATGCCGAGTTAGTTGCTGTTTGTGATACAGACCCTGTTGCCCTCAATACCGCTATGGAAAAAACAGGCGCTAATGGATTTAATAACCTACATGATATGCTGGATAACATTTCAGCTGATATTATCATCCTAACTACACCTTCAGGACTCCATCCTGAACAAGCCATTGCTTGCCTAGAAAAAGGTTTCCATGTAGTTACTGAAAAACCCATGGCCACTCGTTTTTCTGATGGAGAGAAAATGGTTAAAGCTGCGGACAAAGCTGGCAAACGCTTATTCGTAGTCAAACAAAATCGCTTAAACGCAACTCTCCAATTGCTGAAACGCGCAGTAGAAGAACAACGTTTTGGTCAAATCAATATGGTTCACCTCAATGTATTTTGGACTCGCCCTCAAGATTACTACGATCAAGCTGCATGGCGTGGTACATGGGAATTTGATGGTGGTGCATTTATGAATCAGGCTAGCCATTATGTTGATTTGCTAGAATGGCTGATTGGCCCAGTCAAAGACATTCAAGCAATGATGTCTACACACTTAGACATTGAAGCTGAAGATACAGGTGTACTAAATATTAGATGGCGAAACGGCGCGCTAGGCTCAATGGCTGTCACTATGTGTACTTATCCTAGCAACCTAGAAGGCTCTATCACTATATTAGGGGAAAAAGGGAGTGTTAGAGTTGGCGGTTTAGCCGTTAATGAAATTCAAGAGTGGAATTTTGCCGACGAAAAAGATTATGACCAACAAGTAAAAGGTGCCAATTACGAAACCACTTCAGTATACGGTTTTGGACATCCATTATATTATAAAAATGTTATCGATGTAATGAGAGGAGAAGCAGAACCAATGACTGATGGAAGGGAAGGATTAAAATCTCTTGAATTACTAATTGCTGCTTACCTTTCTGCCAGAGATAATAAAACGGTGTCTTTACCTTTGATATATTAA
- a CDS encoding acyltransferase: MSITEEVMIHTSAIVDDGAKIGKNSRIWHFTHICSGAQIGENCSLGQNVFIGNKVIIGNHCKIQNNISIYDNVYLEDGVFCGPSMVFTNVYNPRSFIERKNEYKNTLVKKGATLGANCTIVCGTTIGSYAFIGAGAVVNKDVPDYALMVGVPAKQIGWMSEFGEQLDLPLHGKSTTTCPYTGHIYHLDDNSVKKIK, from the coding sequence ATGTCAATCACAGAAGAAGTCATGATCCATACGAGTGCCATCGTTGATGATGGTGCTAAAATAGGAAAGAATAGCCGAATTTGGCATTTTACACATATTTGCTCTGGTGCCCAAATTGGTGAAAACTGTTCTCTAGGTCAAAACGTATTTATTGGAAATAAAGTAATTATTGGAAACCACTGCAAAATACAAAATAATATTTCCATCTATGATAATGTTTATTTAGAGGACGGTGTTTTTTGTGGTCCAAGTATGGTTTTTACTAATGTCTATAATCCTCGATCTTTCATCGAAAGAAAGAATGAGTATAAAAATACTTTAGTAAAAAAAGGAGCAACTTTAGGTGCCAACTGCACCATAGTTTGTGGAACAACAATTGGTTCTTATGCTTTTATCGGTGCTGGAGCTGTTGTCAATAAAGATGTTCCTGATTACGCACTGATGGTCGGGGTACCAGCAAAACAAATAGGTTGGATGAGTGAATTTGGTGAACAGTTAGATCTACCATTGCATGGAAAATCCACTACAACATGTCCTTATACAGGGCATATCTATCACTTAGATGATAACAGTGTAAAAAAAATCAAATAA
- a CDS encoding DegT/DnrJ/EryC1/StrS family aminotransferase, protein MQFTDLAAQQLKIKDKIDENIQKVLAHGKYILGPEVSELEEKLVEYTGAKYCITCANGTDALQIALMAIGIKPGDEVITPGFTYIATAETVALLGGIPVYVDVKPTTYNLDPALLEAAITPKTKAIIPVSLYGQCADFDEINAIAEKHNITVIEDAAQSFGATYKGKRSCNLTTIACTSFFPSKPLGCYGDGGAIFTSDEGLAKIIRQIARHGQDRRYHHIRVGVNSRLDTLQAAILLPKLEIFDEEMKSRQIVAKNYNRALNQIGILTTPYIESHNVSAYAQYTIRVRNRDELQLRLKEQGIPTTVHYPIPLNKQPAVANNTILPVGDIISQEVISLPMHPYLENSDIRKIIRSIK, encoded by the coding sequence ATGCAATTCACAGATCTAGCAGCACAACAATTAAAAATTAAAGATAAAATAGACGAAAATATCCAAAAAGTATTAGCACATGGAAAATATATTCTAGGTCCAGAAGTCTCGGAATTAGAAGAAAAACTCGTTGAATATACTGGAGCAAAATATTGTATCACATGTGCGAATGGAACCGATGCTTTGCAAATTGCTTTAATGGCTATTGGTATCAAACCCGGCGATGAAGTTATTACTCCTGGATTTACTTATATTGCTACAGCTGAAACAGTCGCTCTTTTAGGCGGTATTCCTGTATATGTTGATGTAAAGCCAACAACTTATAATTTAGATCCAGCACTATTAGAAGCTGCAATAACTCCTAAAACTAAAGCAATTATTCCTGTTTCTTTATATGGTCAATGTGCTGATTTTGACGAAATCAATGCAATAGCAGAAAAACATAATATTACCGTTATAGAAGATGCAGCCCAAAGTTTTGGAGCAACATATAAAGGTAAACGCTCTTGTAACTTAACAACTATTGCATGTACAAGCTTCTTTCCAAGTAAACCACTAGGATGCTACGGTGATGGTGGTGCTATTTTTACAAGCGATGAAGGATTAGCAAAAATTATTCGTCAAATTGCTCGTCATGGACAAGATAGAAGATATCATCATATAAGAGTTGGTGTTAATAGTCGTTTAGATACTCTACAAGCTGCAATTCTTCTACCGAAGTTAGAAATTTTCGATGAAGAAATGAAATCACGTCAAATAGTTGCTAAAAATTATAATAGAGCTTTAAATCAAATTGGCATCCTGACTACTCCATATATCGAATCCCATAATGTAAGTGCTTATGCGCAGTATACAATTCGTGTTAGAAATCGTGATGAACTACAGTTGCGATTAAAGGAACAAGGCATTCCAACAACTGTTCATTATCCTATACCATTAAATAAACAACCTGCTGTTGCTAATAATACAATCCTTCCAGTTGGAGATATAATTTCTCAAGAAGTTATTAGCTTGCCTATGCACCCTTATTTGGAAAATTCAGATATAAGAAAAATAATAAGAAGCATAAAATAA
- a CDS encoding lipopolysaccharide biosynthesis protein: MNYIKNILLKIKEKNKFYYNVLSLAGGTLLAQLITIAFMPLMTRLYSPNSFGVLATYISIIAILNVIVSLRYELAIVLPKYDNQAKVILFLALAFTIITSFTSILIIIFFPKKLLGNMGLQDFNNYLYLIPASLLFIGIYQALTYWASRNKNFTLIARTKFSQTLSMLIAQLSLYKLQDLGLILGQLLNQFMGSLKLYKYSKKTKSFVIPSRKRLIWGIRKYKDFPKYILMGSLLDNTSSRIPIFLLAIHFNPAYAGFYAITDRILTLPVQLIGKSLSNVYYAEASNFYRENRLNELTYQIYKKLVTLAFPFVILIMLISPTMFNYIFGNEWKTAGHYARILCMLMYIVFITSPISSAYMILGKQKIWTLFQAIILLTSIVTLYIGIYLDNDIYTILFYSIGNMLCWSIILVYLFRILKIKFKQYFKDQYINFILSLLTNSPLIIYMLYIHLNNTQENTIYWAGCIIISLILIIFRYMHMLKKKV; the protein is encoded by the coding sequence ATGAATTATATTAAAAACATTCTTCTTAAAATAAAAGAGAAAAATAAATTTTACTATAATGTGCTATCTTTGGCAGGAGGAACATTATTAGCTCAATTAATTACAATAGCTTTTATGCCTTTAATGACAAGATTATATTCACCGAATTCCTTTGGAGTATTGGCAACATATATAAGTATAATCGCTATACTCAATGTAATTGTAAGTCTGCGTTATGAATTAGCTATTGTTTTGCCTAAGTATGATAATCAAGCTAAAGTTATTTTATTTTTAGCCTTAGCATTCACTATAATTACATCTTTCACATCCATATTAATAATAATATTTTTCCCAAAAAAGTTACTAGGGAATATGGGACTACAAGATTTTAATAACTATTTATACCTAATCCCAGCGTCATTATTATTCATTGGAATTTATCAGGCATTAACTTATTGGGCCAGCAGAAATAAAAATTTCACTCTGATTGCCAGAACAAAATTCAGTCAAACTCTATCAATGCTTATTGCCCAGCTGTCTTTATATAAATTACAAGATTTAGGCTTGATATTAGGGCAATTATTAAATCAATTCATGGGAAGTCTAAAATTATATAAATATTCAAAAAAAACCAAATCTTTTGTCATACCATCGCGGAAAAGATTAATATGGGGCATACGAAAATATAAAGATTTCCCTAAGTACATTTTAATGGGTTCCCTATTAGATAATACTAGCTCTAGGATACCTATATTTTTATTAGCAATACATTTTAATCCAGCATATGCTGGGTTCTATGCAATAACAGATAGAATCCTAACACTTCCTGTTCAATTAATTGGAAAATCACTATCTAATGTCTATTATGCTGAGGCTTCCAATTTTTACAGGGAAAATAGACTAAATGAATTAACCTATCAAATATATAAAAAACTTGTAACATTAGCTTTTCCTTTCGTAATATTGATAATGCTAATTTCACCAACCATGTTTAATTATATTTTTGGAAACGAATGGAAAACTGCAGGACATTATGCAAGGATACTTTGTATGTTGATGTACATAGTATTTATTACATCCCCAATAAGTTCAGCATATATGATATTAGGAAAACAGAAAATCTGGACATTATTTCAAGCAATAATACTACTAACAAGCATAGTTACATTATATATTGGTATATATTTAGATAATGACATATATACTATCCTGTTCTATTCTATAGGAAACATGCTATGTTGGAGTATCATTTTAGTTTATCTTTTTAGAATATTAAAGATAAAATTCAAACAATACTTCAAAGACCAGTATATAAATTTTATATTATCATTACTCACAAACTCTCCTTTAATAATATATATGTTATACATACACCTAAATAATACTCAAGAAAATACTATATATTGGGCTGGATGTATAATTATCTCATTAATATTAATTATATTTAGATACATGCATATGTTAAAGAAAAAGGTATAA
- a CDS encoding acyltransferase → MNLLKKTIKALVPQKALIKLKSVLYFNGLLPYKPRVYKIMYKNKTLYLSNAIDVTHWSKLDIGNNTFIWHFTILDTYNGIKIGNDCQIGTRVGIFTHSSHNSIRLYNKEYHNIPFQELQGRIKGSVEIDDNTFIGANAIIMPNTKIGKGCIVTAFSYVQGNFSDFSIIAGNPAKKVGDVRKIDYRLLKKHPELIESYLKYFNYKSIGALIDHEE, encoded by the coding sequence ATGAATCTATTAAAAAAAACCATAAAAGCATTAGTACCTCAAAAAGCATTAATTAAATTGAAAAGTGTTTTATACTTTAACGGTCTTTTACCTTATAAACCTAGAGTATATAAGATTATGTACAAAAATAAGACCTTATACCTTAGTAATGCTATTGATGTTACGCATTGGTCAAAACTAGATATAGGTAATAATACCTTTATTTGGCATTTTACTATATTAGATACATATAATGGCATAAAGATAGGAAATGACTGCCAAATAGGCACAAGAGTGGGAATATTTACTCATAGTAGCCATAATTCTATACGTCTTTACAATAAAGAATATCATAATATTCCTTTTCAAGAACTTCAAGGAAGAATAAAAGGTAGTGTTGAGATTGATGATAATACTTTTATTGGCGCAAATGCAATCATTATGCCCAATACAAAAATAGGGAAAGGATGTATAGTAACAGCATTCTCTTATGTGCAAGGAAATTTTAGTGACTTTTCAATAATCGCTGGAAATCCTGCAAAAAAAGTCGGAGATGTACGAAAGATTGATTATAGATTATTAAAAAAACATCCAGAATTAATTGAATCATATTTAAAATATTTTAACTATAAATCTATTGGGGCTCTTATTGATCATGAAGAATAA